The Persephonella atlantica genome includes a window with the following:
- a CDS encoding nucleotide sugar dehydrogenase yields MKIAVAGAGYVGLSNAILLAQHNEVVIKDIDENKVKLINQKKSPIIDKDIEDYLANKPLNLRATLDPKQAYENADFVIIATPTDYDPVTNYFNTKSVEAVISEVLEINPNTTIVIKSTIPIGYTESVKQRFGVKNIIFSPEFLREGKALHDNLYPSKIVVGDKSEKAKLFAKLLLQGAKKKDIPVLFTSSIEAEPIKLFANTCLAMRVAFFNELDTFAETHGLNTKEIIEGVCLDPRIGMHYNNPSFGYGGYCLPKDTKQLLANYQEKNIPTYLIKATIESNLARKYYIAEQILKRNPKLVGIYRLSMKAGSDNHRSAAIIDIIEHLKARNTNIIIYEPLIKEDKFMDLPVEKDINIFKQKVDLIIVNRFSSELEDMKEKVYTRDIFGEN; encoded by the coding sequence CTGAAAATAGCAGTAGCCGGTGCAGGATACGTAGGACTCTCTAATGCAATTCTCCTTGCCCAACACAACGAGGTTGTAATAAAAGATATAGATGAAAACAAGGTAAAACTTATAAATCAAAAAAAATCTCCAATTATAGATAAGGATATAGAAGATTACCTTGCAAATAAACCTTTAAACCTGAGAGCTACTCTTGATCCCAAACAGGCTTACGAAAATGCGGATTTTGTAATAATCGCAACTCCAACTGACTATGATCCTGTAACAAACTATTTCAATACAAAATCTGTAGAAGCAGTAATAAGTGAAGTCCTTGAGATAAATCCAAATACAACAATAGTTATAAAATCTACAATCCCTATTGGATATACGGAAAGTGTAAAACAGAGATTTGGAGTAAAGAACATAATCTTTTCACCAGAGTTTTTAAGAGAAGGAAAAGCTCTCCACGATAATCTTTATCCATCTAAAATAGTTGTTGGAGATAAATCAGAAAAAGCAAAACTGTTTGCAAAACTCTTACTTCAAGGGGCAAAGAAAAAAGACATTCCTGTGCTGTTTACAAGTTCGATAGAAGCAGAGCCTATAAAACTATTTGCAAACACATGTCTTGCAATGAGAGTTGCATTTTTCAATGAGCTTGATACCTTTGCAGAAACACATGGCCTAAATACAAAAGAAATTATAGAAGGCGTATGTTTAGATCCAAGAATAGGAATGCACTATAACAATCCATCTTTTGGCTACGGTGGATATTGTCTTCCAAAAGACACAAAACAGCTACTTGCAAACTATCAAGAAAAAAACATTCCTACATATTTAATAAAAGCAACTATAGAATCTAACTTAGCAAGAAAATATTACATAGCAGAACAGATACTAAAAAGAAATCCTAAACTTGTTGGAATATATAGGCTAAGTATGAAAGCAGGTTCAGACAACCACCGTTCAGCGGCAATAATTGATATAATAGAACATTTAAAAGCAAGAAATACAAACATTATAATATACGAACCTTTAATAAAAGAAGATAAATTTATGGATCTACCTGTAGAGAAAGATATAAATATATTTAAACAAAAAGTTGATTTGATAATTGTAAATAGATTTTCATCTGAACTAGAGGATATGAAAGAAAAGGTTTATACAAGAGATATTTTTGGGGAAAATTAA
- a CDS encoding nucleotidyltransferase domain-containing protein, producing MKKRNIKNVRLSEYEIRIIKETAKEIFGKNTRVYIFGSKADLTKRGGDIDIFVIPEVKNNLFEKKLKFLVKLKTKIGEQKIDVIIKGLDKGNILNIAKKTGVLI from the coding sequence ATGAAAAAAAGGAATATTAAAAATGTAAGGCTTTCTGAATATGAGATAAGAATTATAAAAGAGACAGCAAAGGAAATCTTTGGTAAAAATACAAGGGTTTACATTTTTGGCAGTAAAGCAGACCTAACAAAAAGAGGTGGAGATATAGATATTTTTGTAATTCCAGAAGTTAAAAACAATCTCTTTGAAAAAAAGCTAAAATTTTTAGTAAAGTTAAAAACCAAAATTGGTGAGCAAAAAATAGATGTTATTATAAAAGGACTTGATAAAGGTAATATACTAAATATTGCAAAAAAAACGGGAGTTTTAATCTAA
- a CDS encoding nucleotide sugar dehydrogenase: MDYKIAVIGLGYVGLPLAVLLDKKHDVIGFDINSERIKELKEGYDRTREVEPQELKNCSVEFTDNPEKISQAKVIIITVPTPIDKHNIPDLRPIKSATRTVGRYMQKGSIVVYESTVYPGLTEEECVPILEQESGLKWKKDFNVGYSPERVNPGDKQHTIDKIVKVVAGDTPEITEFLAQLYGSVITAGVHKAPDIKTAEAAKVIENTQRDLNIALMNELSVIFNKMGIDTKAVLEAASTKWNFLRFEPGLVGGHCIGVDPYYLTFKAQAIGHHPEVILAGRRINDYMGKFVAENTVKNLIKAGKAVKGSKVLILGLTFKENISDIRNTKVIDVYNELKEYGINVYIYDPYAYPEEVKEEYGIELLDNLEKHKPYDAVVVAVKHRPFIEEIDFKKYKELMNNGDKPVLIDIKGLYSREKALKEGFLYWRL; encoded by the coding sequence ATGGATTACAAAATAGCAGTTATTGGTCTTGGTTATGTAGGACTGCCACTGGCAGTTTTATTGGATAAAAAGCATGATGTTATAGGTTTTGATATAAACTCAGAGAGAATAAAAGAGCTAAAAGAAGGGTATGACAGGACAAGGGAGGTTGAACCACAGGAACTGAAAAACTGCAGTGTTGAGTTTACAGACAATCCAGAGAAGATATCACAGGCAAAAGTGATAATAATAACAGTCCCAACACCTATAGATAAGCACAACATACCAGACCTGAGGCCGATAAAATCTGCTACAAGAACAGTGGGCAGATATATGCAAAAAGGTTCAATTGTTGTTTACGAATCTACAGTTTATCCAGGTTTAACAGAAGAGGAATGTGTTCCAATATTAGAGCAGGAAAGTGGTTTAAAGTGGAAAAAAGATTTTAATGTTGGATACTCTCCAGAGAGGGTAAACCCGGGAGACAAACAGCACACAATAGACAAAATAGTTAAGGTTGTAGCTGGAGATACTCCAGAGATAACAGAATTTTTAGCTCAGCTTTACGGAAGCGTAATAACAGCAGGAGTGCACAAAGCACCAGACATAAAAACAGCAGAGGCAGCCAAAGTTATAGAAAATACCCAGAGAGACCTGAATATAGCCCTAATGAACGAGCTTTCTGTAATTTTTAACAAAATGGGAATAGACACAAAGGCTGTTTTAGAAGCAGCTTCTACGAAATGGAACTTTTTAAGATTTGAACCGGGGCTTGTGGGGGGGCATTGTATCGGCGTTGATCCTTATTACTTAACCTTCAAGGCACAGGCTATAGGGCATCATCCTGAGGTTATTTTAGCTGGAAGAAGAATAAACGACTATATGGGCAAATTTGTCGCAGAAAACACAGTAAAAAATCTTATAAAAGCAGGAAAAGCAGTAAAGGGGAGCAAAGTTTTAATACTGGGACTTACATTCAAAGAGAACATATCAGACATAAGAAACACGAAAGTTATAGATGTTTACAACGAATTAAAAGAATACGGTATAAATGTTTATATATACGACCCATATGCCTATCCGGAAGAAGTGAAAGAAGAGTATGGTATAGAACTGTTAGACAATTTAGAAAAACACAAACCATACGATGCAGTAGTAGTAGCAGTAAAACACAGACCATTTATAGAGGAGATAGACTTTAAAAAGTATAAGGAGCTGATGAATAACGGCGACAAGCCAGTTCTGATAGACATAAAAGGTCTATACAGCAGAGAAAAAGCATTAAAAGAAGGATTTTTATACTGGAGGCTGTAA
- a CDS encoding nucleotidyltransferase substrate binding protein, whose translation MEPHILRYKSYYKEVNKHLERLEKAFKKLRNFGYLPLDKESVKTILENDDLVPILDQIIYRYSKLQETLGKLIRAYLYLKGENVENMPIIDVINMASKYGIALDKEKWFELRELRNILIHEYEDELFKIANTLNKIFKKMDLIKEVIKQLRIDTYLL comes from the coding sequence ATGGAACCACATATTTTAAGGTATAAGAGTTATTATAAAGAAGTCAATAAACATTTAGAAAGATTAGAAAAAGCCTTTAAAAAACTACGGAACTTTGGATATCTACCTTTAGATAAGGAAAGTGTCAAAACCATCTTAGAGAATGATGATTTAGTTCCAATTTTAGACCAGATTATATACAGATACTCAAAACTACAGGAAACCCTTGGAAAGTTAATAAGAGCATATTTGTATCTAAAAGGTGAAAATGTAGAAAATATGCCAATAATTGATGTTATAAATATGGCATCAAAATATGGAATTGCATTAGATAAAGAAAAATGGTTTGAACTCAGGGAACTGAGAAATATACTTATACATGAATATGAGGATGAACTATTCAAAATTGCAAACACGCTAAATAAGATATTTAAAAAAATGGATTTAATAAAAGAAGTTATAAAACAGTTGAGGATAGATACATATCTTTTATAA
- the rseP gene encoding RIP metalloprotease RseP, with translation MLSLIAFLIMIGVLITIHEFGHFIFARMFGVRVEVFSIGFGPPILRWKGKETIYQIAAVPLGGYVKMYGEDSMTEPIQGESEKEAYTDPRSFAAKPRWQKILIAFAGPLFNIILAVILVAAAYMVGVFEPKYMKEPVVVGYIQKGSIAERAGIKPFDRIVAVDGKPVKNWKQFTVEITMKAGMTVNVEIERGRKKELLTLNIPPDITKKSIGISPLVPPKLGKIMPGSPAEKAGLKEGDTVVAINGKPVRSWFEIVEVLSKIKESKSVNLLIKRDGKVFTVNVVPEYNKELKKYVIGISPAYDTEIKRYGFLEAFEKSVQKNWEMSVLLYNFLKDIVTGQMSLQEVKNNLGGPISIAKYSGGALESGLGNYLFFTGFISLQLGYLNLLPIPVLDGGLILILLIEMIIRRPLPEKAKEYLAYLGFALIGTLMIFAIFNDILRVLQ, from the coding sequence TTGCTTAGCTTAATAGCTTTTCTGATTATGATAGGAGTTCTTATAACCATACACGAGTTTGGGCATTTTATATTTGCCCGTATGTTTGGTGTCAGGGTTGAGGTTTTTTCTATAGGTTTTGGCCCTCCAATACTCCGGTGGAAAGGTAAAGAAACCATTTACCAGATTGCAGCTGTCCCTTTAGGTGGATACGTGAAGATGTATGGAGAAGATTCTATGACTGAGCCTATTCAGGGAGAGAGTGAAAAGGAAGCATACACTGACCCCCGCTCATTTGCAGCAAAACCAAGATGGCAGAAAATACTGATAGCATTTGCGGGACCCCTTTTTAACATAATACTTGCCGTTATTTTAGTTGCAGCAGCTTACATGGTTGGAGTTTTTGAGCCTAAATATATGAAAGAACCTGTAGTGGTAGGATACATTCAGAAAGGCTCTATAGCAGAAAGGGCAGGAATAAAACCCTTTGACAGAATTGTTGCCGTTGACGGTAAACCTGTAAAAAACTGGAAGCAGTTTACTGTTGAGATAACAATGAAAGCAGGAATGACCGTAAATGTGGAAATTGAAAGAGGCAGAAAAAAAGAGCTTCTAACACTGAATATACCACCAGACATAACCAAAAAGTCTATAGGTATATCTCCCCTTGTTCCTCCAAAGTTAGGCAAGATTATGCCGGGCTCCCCTGCAGAAAAAGCTGGCCTGAAGGAGGGAGACACAGTAGTTGCAATAAACGGCAAGCCTGTCAGAAGCTGGTTTGAGATTGTAGAAGTTCTGTCAAAAATAAAGGAAAGTAAATCTGTCAATCTGTTGATTAAAAGAGACGGAAAAGTATTTACAGTTAATGTAGTCCCAGAATACAACAAAGAGCTGAAAAAATATGTGATAGGTATATCCCCTGCTTATGATACTGAGATAAAGAGATACGGATTTTTAGAAGCTTTCGAAAAAAGCGTGCAGAAAAACTGGGAGATGAGCGTTCTGCTGTATAACTTTTTGAAGGACATTGTTACAGGTCAGATGTCACTGCAGGAGGTAAAAAACAACTTGGGAGGACCTATATCTATCGCAAAATACTCAGGGGGAGCTTTAGAAAGCGGATTAGGAAACTATCTGTTTTTCACAGGGTTTATCTCTCTTCAATTAGGGTATTTAAACCTTCTCCCTATACCTGTTTTAGACGGGGGACTGATACTGATACTTCTGATTGAGATGATTATCAGAAGACCCTTGCCAGAGAAGGCAAAAGAGTATCTTGCATATTTAGGATTTGCTCTGATAGGAACACTTATGATTTTTGCCATATTCAATGATATACTGAGAGTGTTACAATAG
- the dxr gene encoding 1-deoxy-D-xylulose-5-phosphate reductoisomerase, producing MKSIAVLGSTGSIGTQTLDIVRKHPEKLKVKLLAASKLSEKLMNQIEEFKPEYVYIKEFSPVSGVKVLSGEEGLEELSELDIDLFINGIAGIAGIKPTYLLLKNNKKLATANKEAIICLGEVLKEKYSDIIPIDSEHSAIFQCLQAGRKKEVKRIILTASGGPFWNVEDFENITPEEALKHPKWKMGKKVTIDSATLMNKGLEIIEAHYLFDLPYEKIEAVIHPQSIVHGLVEFVDGSISAHLSCPDMRIPISYAISYPERWETGANSISLFEVSPLEFFQPDEEKFPLLKIARECGKKGSFYPIVLTVADELAVNMFLKGEIGFTQISQTVDTILSRAKFKTPENYEDVIHIIEETKSLFKDLFKTAGGKIA from the coding sequence ATGAAAAGTATTGCAGTGCTTGGCTCAACAGGTTCCATCGGAACACAGACTTTAGATATTGTGAGAAAACATCCAGAAAAACTAAAGGTAAAACTCCTTGCAGCATCAAAACTGTCTGAAAAGCTTATGAATCAGATAGAAGAGTTCAAACCTGAGTATGTGTATATAAAAGAGTTTTCTCCTGTCAGTGGTGTTAAGGTTCTATCTGGAGAAGAAGGTCTTGAGGAACTGTCTGAGCTTGATATAGACCTTTTTATCAACGGTATTGCAGGAATAGCAGGAATAAAACCAACTTATCTACTTTTGAAAAATAACAAAAAACTCGCCACTGCAAATAAGGAAGCCATTATATGTTTAGGAGAGGTGCTGAAGGAAAAGTACTCTGATATCATTCCTATTGACAGCGAACACTCAGCTATTTTTCAGTGTCTTCAGGCTGGAAGAAAAAAAGAGGTAAAAAGGATTATACTTACAGCCTCTGGGGGACCTTTCTGGAATGTGGAAGATTTTGAAAATATAACACCAGAAGAAGCTCTAAAGCACCCAAAATGGAAAATGGGGAAAAAGGTAACTATAGACAGTGCAACGCTGATGAACAAAGGCTTAGAAATAATAGAAGCTCACTATCTGTTTGATTTGCCTTACGAGAAAATAGAAGCTGTCATACATCCCCAGAGCATCGTTCACGGTTTAGTTGAGTTTGTAGATGGAAGCATATCAGCACACCTTTCCTGCCCTGACATGAGAATACCTATCAGCTATGCTATATCTTACCCAGAAAGGTGGGAGACAGGAGCAAACAGTATAAGTCTTTTTGAAGTCAGTCCTTTAGAGTTTTTCCAGCCAGATGAGGAAAAATTTCCCCTTCTGAAGATTGCACGGGAATGCGGGAAAAAGGGGAGTTTTTATCCGATTGTCCTGACAGTTGCTGACGAGCTTGCAGTTAATATGTTCTTAAAAGGTGAGATAGGTTTCACACAGATTTCCCAGACTGTTGATACAATACTCAGCAGGGCTAAATTTAAAACACCTGAAAACTATGAAGATGTTATACATATCATAGAAGAAACAAAAAGTTTGTTTAAAGATTTATTTAAAACAGCAGGAGGTAAAATTGCTTAG
- a CDS encoding Uma2 family endonuclease, producing the protein MAVAQKSLEKKKKGRKKIPDYLVYEILDNKKIYYRDYKKVLSGELPPEAIMGSSDLHVWIIDLILQVLYKNLNLNKFKVLVGEVGYFYTPSRSKKWLNLDIAIISREKLKKPQGTYLKIPPEVVIEVDTKADLSEIGEEYYIA; encoded by the coding sequence ATGGCAGTTGCACAAAAGAGTTTAGAGAAAAAGAAAAAAGGAAGAAAAAAGATACCAGACTATCTGGTTTATGAAATTTTAGACAATAAAAAAATTTATTACAGAGACTATAAAAAAGTGTTGTCCGGGGAACTTCCACCGGAGGCTATTATGGGTAGCAGTGATTTACATGTATGGATAATTGATTTGATTTTACAGGTTTTGTACAAAAATTTAAACTTGAACAAATTTAAAGTTTTAGTTGGGGAAGTAGGATACTTCTACACACCTTCTCGCTCAAAAAAATGGCTAAATTTAGATATAGCTATAATTAGCAGAGAAAAACTAAAAAAACCACAGGGCACATACCTTAAAATTCCCCCAGAAGTGGTGATAGAGGTTGACACAAAGGCTGACCTATCAGAGATAGGTGAGGAGTATTACATAGCATAA
- a CDS encoding thioredoxin family protein, with the protein MFSESIKENLKKEFEKLIEPVVLVFHGKEDTESTKAKNLLIEISSISEKIQFAESESLSCEGYPCISIQIKEKDYGIRFMGIPDGGEFPAFIQTIMMVSRNDYDLTERSAEFLEELDRTVDIKIFITKSCGWCPPTMLKIFSFAMVSDYITATAIDCHAFSDLAVKYNVSTVPKVVINDRVEFVGFKEENEILGHIFGAVS; encoded by the coding sequence ATGTTTTCCGAAAGTATAAAAGAAAATCTAAAGAAAGAGTTTGAAAAACTGATTGAGCCTGTGGTTCTGGTTTTTCACGGGAAAGAAGATACAGAAAGCACAAAGGCAAAAAACCTTCTGATAGAGATATCATCAATATCAGAAAAGATACAGTTTGCAGAGTCAGAAAGCCTATCATGTGAAGGATATCCCTGCATCTCTATTCAGATAAAGGAAAAGGATTACGGCATCAGATTTATGGGTATTCCTGATGGGGGAGAATTCCCTGCTTTTATACAGACTATAATGATGGTTTCAAGAAATGATTACGACCTTACAGAAAGGTCGGCTGAGTTTTTGGAAGAGTTAGACAGAACTGTAGATATAAAAATATTCATAACAAAAAGCTGTGGATGGTGCCCTCCAACAATGCTGAAGATTTTCAGTTTTGCGATGGTCAGCGACTACATAACAGCAACAGCTATTGACTGTCATGCATTTTCAGACCTTGCAGTGAAATACAATGTTTCCACAGTGCCGAAGGTTGTAATAAATGACAGAGTGGAGTTTGTAGGTTTTAAAGAGGAAAATGAGATATTAGGTCATATATTTGGGGCTGTAAGCTGA
- the rfbF gene encoding glucose-1-phosphate cytidylyltransferase: MKVVILAGGFGTRLSEETDIKPKPMVEIGGKPILWHIMKIYSTYGFNDFIICLGYKGYVIKEYFANYFLHMSDVTIDLKDNQIEVHNVKAEPWKVTLVDTGLNTMTGGRIKRVKDYVGNKTFMLTYGDGVGDINIKELLEFHKKHGKYATLTAVQPSGRFGALDLESNQVKAFKEKPKGDGAWINGGFFVLEPQIFDYIKSDETIWERDPLENLAKDGQLVAYKHTGFWKPMDTLRDKRELEALWQSGNPPWKVWED; the protein is encoded by the coding sequence ATGAAAGTAGTAATATTAGCAGGTGGTTTTGGAACAAGACTCAGCGAAGAAACTGATATTAAGCCAAAACCTATGGTAGAAATTGGTGGGAAACCAATTCTATGGCATATAATGAAAATTTACTCTACTTATGGGTTTAACGATTTTATAATCTGTCTTGGATACAAAGGATATGTTATCAAAGAATATTTTGCTAACTATTTTCTTCATATGTCAGATGTAACTATAGATTTAAAAGATAATCAGATTGAAGTCCATAATGTAAAAGCAGAACCATGGAAAGTAACATTAGTAGATACAGGTCTTAATACTATGACAGGTGGTAGGATAAAAAGAGTTAAAGATTATGTAGGCAATAAAACATTTATGCTTACTTATGGAGATGGAGTTGGAGATATCAATATAAAAGAGCTTTTAGAGTTTCATAAAAAACATGGAAAATATGCTACTTTAACTGCCGTCCAGCCTTCTGGTAGATTTGGAGCATTGGATCTTGAAAGTAATCAAGTAAAAGCCTTTAAAGAAAAACCTAAGGGCGATGGAGCATGGATAAATGGAGGTTTCTTTGTCCTTGAACCTCAGATTTTTGATTATATAAAAAGTGATGAAACTATCTGGGAAAGGGATCCTTTAGAAAATCTTGCAAAAGATGGACAACTTGTGGCATATAAACATACAGGTTTCTGGAAACCAATGGATACTTTAAGGGATAAGAGAGAATTGGAAGCATTATGGCAGTCTGGAAATCCTCCCTGGAAGGTTTGGGAAGATTAA
- a CDS encoding NAD-dependent epimerase/dehydratase family protein: MKTILITGATGFLGSHLTEKFLNDGHKVIILKRSFSNIWRIKHIIKNLYFYDIDKISLEKVFEENKIDVVVHTATLYGRKKEKISEIAEANFIFPLKILELAIENNIRFFINTDTSLPKYLNYYSLSKNQFKEWLDFLSKNITAINVRLEHFFGEKDDSTKFITWLINQLLNNVKEMKLTAGEQKRDFIYIEDVKDFYSILINSLDKFDTGFHEYELGTGKAVKIKDIVLNLKKLTGNTQTYLNFGALPYRKNEIMFSQADISKIIKDFNWKPKYSLEEGLKRTIEWYRRNLNERTF; the protein is encoded by the coding sequence ATGAAAACCATATTGATCACAGGAGCTACTGGTTTTTTAGGTAGTCATCTTACAGAGAAATTTTTAAATGATGGGCACAAAGTTATAATTCTAAAAAGGAGTTTTTCCAATATATGGAGAATAAAACATATAATAAAAAATTTATATTTTTATGATATAGATAAGATATCCTTAGAGAAAGTATTTGAAGAAAATAAAATAGATGTAGTCGTTCACACTGCTACTTTATACGGCCGAAAAAAAGAAAAAATTTCAGAAATTGCAGAAGCGAATTTTATTTTTCCTTTAAAAATTCTTGAACTGGCAATAGAGAATAATATCAGATTTTTCATAAACACCGATACTTCACTGCCTAAATATCTTAATTATTATTCACTTTCAAAAAACCAATTCAAAGAATGGTTAGATTTTCTCTCAAAAAATATTACAGCAATTAATGTGAGATTAGAACATTTTTTTGGGGAAAAAGATGACTCAACCAAATTCATAACATGGCTAATTAATCAGCTGTTAAATAATGTAAAAGAAATGAAACTAACTGCTGGAGAGCAAAAAAGGGATTTTATTTATATAGAGGATGTAAAAGATTTTTATTCGATTCTAATAAATTCATTAGATAAATTTGATACTGGATTTCACGAATATGAACTTGGAACAGGAAAAGCAGTAAAAATAAAAGACATTGTTTTAAATCTGAAAAAATTGACTGGAAATACCCAAACATATTTAAATTTTGGGGCATTACCTTACAGGAAGAATGAAATAATGTTTTCTCAGGCAGATATCTCTAAAATAATAAAAGATTTTAACTGGAAGCCAAAATATTCATTAGAAGAAGGATTAAAAAGAACCATCGAATGGTACAGGAGAAACCTAAATGAAAGAACTTTTTAA
- a CDS encoding DUF2281 domain-containing protein: MMQTINLNELPEEARRELLDFYEFLLQKYKKRKRIDEIVPKRVKAFQPMKREEIYESINR; the protein is encoded by the coding sequence ATGATGCAAACTATTAATCTTAACGAACTTCCTGAAGAAGCAAGAAGAGAGTTATTAGACTTTTATGAGTTTTTGCTTCAAAAATATAAAAAAAGAAAAAGAATAGATGAAATAGTTCCCAAAAGAGTTAAAGCATTTCAGCCAATGAAGAGAGAAGAAATATATGAGAGTATTAATAGATAA
- the glmS gene encoding glutamine--fructose-6-phosphate transaminase (isomerizing), translating to MCGIIGYIGKRNAVPVLLYGLQRLEYRGYDSAGVAVIDKTGNRIIVEKQVGKIKDLQEHLWGKKIEGHLGVGHSRWATHGEPTVENAHPHTSQKGTISIVHNGIIENYLQLKQELIQKGYKFRSDTDTEVIAHLFEELYTGDLLDTAFKVAKKLEGAYAVGVISTYQPDRIVAIKKGSPLIIGIGKDENFIASDIPAVLEYTKEFITLEDGEIALITRDKVEIYTKDGKRIDKKPFRVSWDVSVAEKAGYKHFMQKEIHEQPRTVADTITGFSSSKDEKLFEMLKDTDRLYIIACGTSYHAALVGKFWIEKFAKIPVEVDYASEFRYRDRIIDDKTAVLGISQSGETADTRFALLDAKEEGAKTIGLVNVVGSSLSREADYVLYTYCGPEIGVAATKTFTAQLVALLLLALETGIKKGTTTYTDYEKIHEELLHLPSKIEQLLQKDEEIKEIAYRYMNASDFLFLGRNINYPIALEGALKLKEISYIHAEGYPAGEMKHGPIALIDEKMPVVCVIPQDRNYEKMLSNLQEVKARKGKVISVATEGDRQIKELSDEVIYIPKTSDYLYPALTVVPLQMLSYHIATLLGKDVDQPRNLAKTVTVE from the coding sequence ATGTGCGGTATTATAGGATATATAGGAAAAAGAAATGCTGTTCCTGTCCTTCTGTACGGTCTCCAGAGACTTGAATACAGAGGTTACGACTCAGCGGGAGTTGCTGTTATAGACAAAACAGGAAACAGGATAATTGTTGAAAAGCAGGTTGGTAAGATAAAAGACCTTCAGGAACATCTGTGGGGTAAAAAGATAGAAGGGCATTTAGGCGTGGGTCATTCGAGATGGGCGACCCACGGCGAGCCAACAGTGGAAAATGCCCATCCCCACACGAGTCAGAAAGGAACAATATCTATAGTTCACAACGGGATAATAGAAAACTACCTTCAGCTGAAACAGGAGCTTATACAAAAAGGTTACAAATTCCGTTCAGACACTGACACAGAGGTTATAGCCCACCTGTTTGAGGAACTTTATACAGGAGACCTCCTTGACACAGCTTTTAAAGTGGCAAAGAAGTTAGAGGGAGCTTATGCTGTAGGAGTTATATCAACATATCAGCCTGATAGGATTGTTGCCATAAAAAAGGGCAGTCCTCTTATTATAGGAATAGGTAAGGACGAAAACTTTATAGCTTCAGACATTCCTGCAGTTTTGGAGTACACAAAGGAGTTTATAACCCTTGAAGATGGAGAGATTGCCCTTATAACAAGGGATAAGGTTGAGATTTACACAAAGGATGGAAAAAGAATAGATAAAAAACCATTCCGTGTTAGCTGGGATGTGTCTGTTGCAGAAAAGGCTGGATACAAACATTTTATGCAGAAAGAGATACACGAACAGCCAAGGACTGTTGCAGATACAATAACAGGCTTTTCCTCCTCAAAGGATGAGAAACTTTTTGAGATGCTAAAGGATACAGACAGACTTTATATAATAGCCTGTGGAACGTCATACCATGCTGCCCTTGTGGGCAAATTCTGGATAGAAAAGTTTGCAAAAATACCTGTTGAGGTAGATTATGCATCTGAATTTAGATACAGAGACAGAATAATAGACGATAAAACGGCAGTTTTAGGAATAAGCCAGTCTGGGGAGACAGCAGATACCAGATTTGCCCTTTTGGATGCAAAGGAAGAAGGAGCAAAAACCATTGGTCTTGTTAATGTTGTTGGCAGTTCCCTCTCAAGGGAGGCTGATTATGTTCTTTATACATACTGTGGTCCAGAGATTGGAGTTGCAGCAACAAAAACATTTACAGCACAGCTGGTGGCACTGCTGCTGCTTGCATTAGAGACAGGTATAAAAAAGGGAACCACAACCTATACAGATTACGAGAAGATACACGAAGAGCTTCTGCACCTGCCTTCAAAAATAGAGCAGCTGCTACAGAAAGATGAAGAAATTAAAGAGATAGCATACAGATACATGAATGCTTCAGACTTTTTGTTTTTAGGCAGGAATATAAACTATCCGATAGCATTAGAGGGAGCTTTAAAGCTCAAAGAAATATCATACATCCATGCAGAAGGCTATCCAGCAGGGGAGATGAAACATGGTCCTATTGCTCTGATTGATGAAAAAATGCCCGTTGTGTGCGTTATTCCACAGGACAGAAACTACGAAAAGATGCTCTCAAACCTTCAGGAAGTAAAGGCAAGAAAGGGAAAAGTAATATCTGTAGCAACAGAAGGGGACAGGCAGATAAAAGAGCTTTCTGACGAGGTTATATACATTCCGAAAACTTCAGACTATCTTTATCCTGCTTTGACTGTTGTTCCACTTCAGATGCTCTCTTACCACATTGCCACGCTCCTTGGAAAAGACGTTGACCAGCCAAGAAACTTAGCAAAAACGGTAACAGTAGAATGA